A region from the Aricia agestis chromosome 12, ilAriAges1.1, whole genome shotgun sequence genome encodes:
- the LOC121732473 gene encoding uncharacterized protein LOC121732473, with protein MAAPKVWNSFEGKRKNGATVKLRVQDVPEERMEEAFQFTNTYLLSEEVIYKASGLYKSEEGMKEYVEIITAANEYNPPKMMICCVDDGSKNGGEIAGTSIVSLDKDTDSLKDLVEKFEVKSPELRNLIKAGIALEEEDLFRKYKTHYHGKGIVVHPNFRGMGIANEFVRLRGIICKENDVPMTAAWMTAKGSQRAAENNNWKTYTELLPEVIAEKSGLVFEKDAIPFKLMYITKEEVK; from the exons ATGGCCGCTCCCAAAGTATGGAACAGCTTTGAGGGGAAGAGGAAGAACGGAGCCACCGTCAAGTTGAGGGTACAAGATGTCCCCGAAGAGAGGATGGAGGAGGCTTTCCAATTTACCAACACTTACTTGCTGAGCGAAGAAGTTATTTACAAAGCTTCTG gactatacaaaagtgaagaaGGCATGAAGGAGTATGTAGAAATAATAACAGCAGCCAACGAGTATAATCCACCAAAAATGATGATATGCTGTGTAGACGACGGATCCAAAAATGGTGGAGAAATAGCCGGGACATCTATAGTGTCATTGGACAAGGATACGGATTCATTAAAAGATTTAGTCGAAAAG TTCGAAGTAAAATCCCCAGAATTGAGGAATTTAATTAAAGCGGGTATCGCTCTGGAGGAAGAAGATCTGTTCAGGAAGTATAAGACACACTACCACGGAAAGGGCATCGTGGTACACCCAAACTTCAGGGGGATGGGCATCGCTAACGAATTTGTAAGATTAAG GGGTATAATATGTAAGGAAAACGACGTGCCAATGACCGCAGCTTGGATGACAGCTAAAGGCTCCCAGCGAGCTGCTGAGAATAACAACTGGAAGACATATACAGAGTTACTCCCAGAGGTCATCGCCGAAAAAAGTGGTTTAGTGTTTGAGAAAGACGCGATACCGTTCAAACTAATGTACATAACGAAGGAAGAagtgaaataa
- the LOC121732677 gene encoding uncharacterized protein LOC121732677, which yields MVITSSIRKVWSRLERKKKDGSTVILRFQELPPERTKEAMDLIIKYILRDEVIHRAIGIYKNAEATLEYRTVMNKMFELNPPHITICCVDDGSELGGELAGISKIAFKDESGSCADFFKLFKINTKEMEKFVKAVLVLENPKDLKEKYPRHTFGKGIAVHPDYRGMGIATEFIRIRNLICKEHNVPMSTSLMTAIGSQRAAEANGWKLFEIVYPKDISVKTGIEFEEGTPPFKRMYNVHDK from the exons atggtcATCACAAGTAGCATACGTAAAGTGTGGAGCAGACTGGAGAGGAAGAAAAAAGATGGCAGCACAGTCATATTGCGATTCCAAGAACTACCGCCGGAGAGGACTAAAGAGGCAATGGACTTAATCATAAAGTACATTTTGAGGGATGAAGTGATACACAGGGCTATAG gcATATACAAAAATGCAGAAGCAACTCTGGAATATAGGACAGTTATGAACAAAATGTTTGAGCTGAACCCACCCCATATCACCATTTGCTGCGTCGATGATGGCAGTGAACTGGGTGGTGAATTAGCTGGGATATCAAAAATAGCATTTAAAGATGAATCTGGAAGCTGcgcggatttttttaaattg tttaaaataaatacgaaaGAAATGGAGAAGTTTGTTAAGGCTGTTTTGGTTTTGGAAAATCCAAAAGATCTAAAAGAGAAGTACCCTCGTCACACCTTTGGAAAAGGCATCGCTGTACATCCTGACTACAGAGGAATGGGTATTGCGACAGAGTTTATTAGAATAAG aaaCCTTATATGTAAAGAGCATAACGTGCCGATGTCAACATCACTAATGACGGCGATAGGCTCCCAGCGAGCTGCTGAGGCTAACGGCTGGAAGCTGTTTGAAATAGTTTACCCGAAGGACATTAGCGTGAAAACTGGAATTGAGTTCGAAGAAGGCACACCTCCTTTCAAACGGATGTACAATGTTCATGATAAATAG